A section of the Castanea sativa cultivar Marrone di Chiusa Pesio chromosome 12, ASM4071231v1 genome encodes:
- the LOC142619920 gene encoding AP2-like ethylene-responsive transcription factor ANT codes for MKSMNDNSGSNNNWLGFSLSPHMKMEVPSDPQQQHQYHHHQQGQASSAAVSSAPPSTSYYLNTPAGICYLVGENAGFHSPLSVMPLKSDGSLCIMEALTRSQPEGMVPSSSPKLEDFLGGASMGTHEYGTHEREAMALSLDSIYYNQNAEAETNREHSLGLLQEPYRQQEQHIPVQTHPYYTGLHCHGIYQTPLEDESKQTHIADCDSQIPHMAEDGIPSFKNWVARQYSAAHHALEQQMNGNIVDDNGASASVNAMGCGDLQSLSLSMSPGSQSSCVTAPRQISPTGAECVAIETKKRGPGKVGHKQPVHRKSIDTFGQRTSQYRGVTRHRWTGRYEAHLWDNSCKKEGQTRKGRQVYLGGYDMEEKAARAYDLAALKYWGPSTHINFPLENYQSELEEMKNMSRQEYVAHLRRKSSGFSRGASMYRGVTRHHQHGRWQARIGRVAGNKDLYLGTFSTQEEAAEAYDIAAIKFRGVNAVTNFDITRYDVERIMASNTLLAGELARRNKDTDSRTEAIDYNPPMHNGGEANQTENGNGNGNSSDWKMALYQSTQQQQQQHPHPHACVESLDHQKSVNYRNPSFSMALQDLIGIDSVNSSQAMVDDSSKFATHFSNPSSLVTSLSSSREPSPDKTGSTMLFAKPPSASKFISPANGVSSWFQSPQLRPTAISMSHLPVFAAWTDT; via the exons atgaagtccATGAATGATAACAGTGGCAGCAATAATAACTGGTTGGGCTTTTCTCTCTCACCCCACATGAAAATGGAGGTTCCTTCTGATCCTCAACAACAACATCAGTACCATCATCATCAACAGGGCCAGGCTTCTTCAGCTGCTGTTTCTAGTGCTCCTCCTTCTACTAGTTACTACCTTAATACCCCAGCTGGAATTTGTTACTTGGTTGGAGAAAATGCTGGTTTTCACTCTCCTTTGTCTGTAATGCCACTCAAGTCAGATGGCTCTCTTTGTATTATGGAAGCTCTCACTAGATCACAACCAGAAG GAATGGTGCCAAGTTCATCACCAAAATTGGAAGACTTTCTAGGTGGTGCAAGCATGGGAACCCATGAATATGGAACTCATGAAAGAGAAGCAATGGCGCTAAGCTTAGACAGCATTTACTACAACCAAAATGCTGAGGCTGAAACCAACAGGGAACATTCACTGGGTCTTCTCCAAGAACCTTATAGGCAACAAGAGCAACATATTCCAGTTCAAACCCACCCGTACTATACTGGGCTTCACTGCCATGGGATTTATCAAACACCATTGGAGGATGaatcaaagcaaacccataTTGCAGATTGTGATTCTCAAATCCCTCACATGGCAGAAGACGGGATTCCTTCCTTTAAAAACTGGGTGGCTAGGCAGTACTCTGCCGCCCACCATGCTCTGGAGCAGCAAATGAATGGTAACATTGTTGATGATAATGGCGCTTCTGCGTCTGTAAATGCAATGGGATGTGGGGATTTACAGTCCTTAAGCTTGTCCATGAGCCCCGGTTCTCAGTCTAGCTGTGTTACAGCTCCAAGGCAGATCTCACCTACTGGAGCTGAATGTGTtgccattgaaacaaagaagAGAGGTCCTGGAAAAGTTGGTCACAAGCAACCTGTACATAGGAAGTCCATTGACACATTTGGACAGAGAACTTCACAGTATAGAGGTGTTACAAG GCACAGATGGACTGGTAGATATGAGGCCCATCTGTGGGATAACAGTTGCAAGAAGGAAGGGCAAACCAGGAAGGGAAGGCAAG TTTATCTTG GGGGCTATGATATGGAAGAGAAAGCTGCTAGAGCATATGATCTTGCTGCCCTGAAGTACTGGGGGCCTTCAACTCATATTAACTTTCCG CTAGAAAACTATCAATCAGAACTGGAAGAAATGAAGAACATGAGCCGTCAAGAGTATGTTGCTCATTTGAGGAG GAAAAGTAGTGGTTTTTCAAGGGGAGCTTCAATGTACCGAGGAGTgacaag GCATCACCAACATGGAAGATGGCAAGCTAGGATTGGCAGAGTTGCAGGAAACAAGGACCTTTATCTTGGGACATTCA GCACTCAAGAGGAAGCAGCCGAAGCCTATGACATTGCTGCCATCAAGTTTCGTGGCGTAAATGCAGTCACCAACTTCGACATAACCAGATATGATGTTGAAAGGATCATGGCAAGCAATACTCTACTTGCTGGGGAGCTGGCTAGGCGAAACAAAGATACAGATTCAAGAACTGAAGCTATTGATTATAATCCACCAATGCACAATGGTGGTGAAGCCAATCAAACTGAAAATGGTAATGGTAATGGTAATAGCTCGGATTGGAAGATGGCTTTGTATCAGTCCAcgcagcaacagcaacagcaacatcCACATCCACATGCCTGTGTTGAGTCACTTGATCATCAGAAATCTGTTAATTATCGGAACCCGTCTTTCTCAATGGCCCTACAAGACTTAATTGGTATTGATTCAGTGAACTCAAGTCAGGCAATGGTAGATGACTCGAGCAAATTTGCTACACACTTTTCAAATCCATCCTCACTTGTGACCAGTTTGAGCAGCTCAAGAGAGCCTAGCCCGGATAAAACAGGCTCCACAATGCTCTTTGCAAAGCCCCCTTCAGCTTCAAAGTTCATTAGCCCTGCCAATGGTGTTAGTTCCTGGTTCCAGTCACCTCAGCTGAGGCCTACAGCAATCTCCATGTCTCACTTGCCAGTTTTTGCTGCTTGGACTGAtacttaa